A single window of Drosophila suzukii chromosome 3, CBGP_Dsuzu_IsoJpt1.0, whole genome shotgun sequence DNA harbors:
- the LOC108016115 gene encoding aminopeptidase N isoform X2 — protein MVLNLHDCLCIFYEIIMSFCGTTACKEDSDAIMGVESPGGQLKTKNGQKYVFNGAPSGVYVSKACLIIAAFITVLALLFTIVITYFVTRQGFPPKEATPSCITAVDHTEVNATPIQTAGWVSLNSPAPLDMATPTPTPTPTSTSTTTTTTTTALAPPTTSGEPEIKPVDPKVGDIPLVEPPVEDVEDNTTKPTNRPIKLYEGWRPLHYSLLIEPSAETSISNGSLTIEIERDVSKVTSWEPIVLDVHNVSISNVRVIRALPNKTANEEQELEFDSDYGEDNATFVISLDKAYSGETQLKLQLSLDFISQVTDTLQGVYKTSYINPDTNKEEWMISTQFSPIDARRAFPCFDRPDMKANFSVSIVRNLQYKMALSNMPKSHTSRYRRGYVRDDFLVTPKMPTYLVAFIVSNMVDSRFAALDSEMTPRVEIWTRPQFIDMTNYAYKMVRKFLPYYEDFFGVKNKLPKIDLVSVPDFGFAAMENWGLITFRDSALLVPEDQELASSSEHMQYVAQIIAHELAHQWFGNLVTPKWWDDLWLKEGFACYMSYKALEHSHPEFQIMDTLTTLEFKESMEHDADNTSHAISFDVRTTNDVRRIFDPISYSKGTILLRMLNSIVGDVAFRAATRDLLKKFAYGNMDRDELWAILTHHGQEQGTLPKDLSVKQIMDSWITQPGYPVVNVERRGADLILSQQRYLLPSKNPADQSSWFIPITFETDELRKGDNIPSHWMRSQDEGELIVGNVFTHNSNSDNVIYLNLNRQGYYRVNYDMTSWLALKKNFSTLPRITRAQLLDDALHLSQAEYLTYDIPLTFLMELFTSVDDELLWSAAKPGLNYLIYNLKREPAFETFRAFMKFIVRPAFDHYGLNEPDNESHLQLKHRALVAYFACKFNYDRCTQVAQMKFREWMRDAKKNPIKPNLKSVIYCTSLAEGSSPEWYFAYKQYKSTTSASEKEEILTSLGCTTKPWLLSKYLNMTINPTSGILKQDGALAFRAVASNAIGHEIAFDFLQSNIKEIAEYYGDGFSTLSEMIKSLTIYMNKDYHKHQLLDLAATCRKLGLKAVESAIDLALEQVNNNIYWRSHSYHSLKNFLEGIVSEFQINIF, from the exons GAGGTCAGCTCAAGACCAAAAATGGccaaaaatatgttttcaaCGGAGCTCCATCGGGGGTTTATGTTTCCAAAGCCTGCCTGATCATCGCTGCCTTCATAACAGTTCTGGCCCTACTTTTCACCATAGTGATTACCTATTTTGTGACGAGGCAGGGATTCCCGCCCAAGGAGGCGACTCCCAG TTGCATCACCGCCGTCGATCACACAGAGGTAAATGCGACTCCCATCCAAACGGCGGGATGGGTGAGCCTGAATTCTCCGGCGCCCTTGGAcatggccacgcccactccgaCACCTACGCCCACGTCCACttcaacaacaaccacaacgaCTACCACAGCCTTGGCCCCGCCCACCACAAGTGGGGAGCCCGAAATAAAGCCGGTGGATCCCAAAGTGGGTGACATTCCGCTGGTGGAGCCACCTGTCGAGGATGTTGAGGACAACACCACCAAGCCCACAAATCGTCCAATCAAACTCTACGAAGGATGGCGGCCACTTCACTATAG CCTGCTGATTGAGCCCAGTGCGGAGACATCTATCAGTAACGGCAGCCTGACCATCGAGATTGAGAGGGATGTGTCCAAGGTGACCAGCTGGGAGCCCATTGTTCTGGATGTGCACAATGTCAGTATCTCCAATGTCCGGGTGATCCGTGCCCTGCCAAATAAGACGGCTAATGAGGAGCAAGAGCTGGAGTTTGATAGTGACTATGGAGAGGATAATGCCACCTTTGTGATCAGTTTGGATAAGGCCTATTCAGGGGAAACCCAGTTGAAGCTGCAGCTTAGTCTGGATTTCATCAGCCAGGTGACGGACACTCTGCAGGGCGTCTACAAGACCAGCTACATCAATCCGGATACCAATAAAGAAGA ATGGATGATCAGCACCCAGTTCTCGCCCATCGATGCCCGTCGCGCCTTTCCCTGCTTCGATCGTCCCGATATGAAGGCCAACTTTTCAGTCAGCATAGTTAGGAACCTCCAGTACAAGATGGCCCTGTCCAACATGCCCAAATCCCACACTAGTCGCTATCGCCGGGGTTATGTGAGGGATGACTTTTTGGTCACACCCAAGATGCCCACATATCTAGTGGCTTTCATTGTGTCCAATATGGTGGATTCCCGATTTGCCGCTCTGGACAGCGAAATGACGCCCCGAGTGGAGATCTGGACGAGACCACAATTTATAGATATGACCAACTATGCCTATAAGATGGTACGAAAGTTCCTGCCCTATTACGAGGATTTCTTCGGCGTGAAGAACAAGCTGCCCAAGATCGATCTGGTGTCGGTGCCAGACTTTGGATTCGCTGCCATGGAGAACTGGGGACTGATTACCTTCCGGGACTCAGCTCTTCTTGTGCCCGAGGACCAGGAGCTGGCCTCCTCCTCCGAGCACATGCAGTATGTGGCCCAGATCATTGCCCACGAACTGGCCCATCAGTGGTTTGGCAACCTGGTGACTCCGAAGTGGTGGGATGATCTCTGGCTGAAGGAGGGATTCGCCTGCTATATGAGCTATAAGGCCTTGGAGCACTCCCACCCAGAGTTTCAGATCATGGACACTCTGACCACGCTGGAGTTCAAGGAGTCGATGGAGCACGATGCCGATAACACCTCGCATGCCATATCCTTCGATGTGCGCACAACCAACGATGTAAGGCGCATCTTCGATCCAATTAGCTACTCCAAGGGCACCATCCTGCTGCGCATGCTCAATTCGATTGTGGGCGATGTGGCCTTCCGCGCAGCCACTCGGGATCTGCTCAAGAAGTTCGCCTACGGGAATATGGACCGCGATGAGCTGTGGGCCATACTCACCCACCATGGTCAAGAGCAGGGCACTTTGCCCAAGGATCTGAGTGTCAAGCAGATCATGGACTCGTGGATCACGCAGCCGGGCTATCCGGTGGTCAATGTGGAGCGACGTGGTGCTGATCTCATCCTGAGCCAGCAGCGGTACCTGCTGCCCTCGAAGAACCCAGCGGACCAGAGCAGCTGGTTCATCCCCATCACCTTCGAAACCGATGAGCTGCGCAAGGGTGACAATATACCATCCCATTGGATGAGGAGCCAAGATGAGGGAGAGCTCATCGTGGGCAATGTCTTCAcgcacaacagcaacagcgaTAACGTGATCTATCTGAATCTCAACCGTCAGGGCTACTATCGGGTCAACTACGATATGACCTCCTGGCTGGCGCTTAAGAAGAACTTTAGCACTCTGCCCAGGATCACAAGAGCCCAGTTGCTGGATGATGCACTGCATCTGTCGCAGGCGGAGTATCTCACTTATGATATACC ATTGACCTTCCTTATGGAGCTGTTCACTTCTGTGGATGATGAGTTGCTTTGGAGTGCCGCCAAACCTGGTCTCAACTATCTCATTTACAACCTCAAGAGGGAGCCTGCCTTCGAGACCTTTAGG gCCTTTATGAAGTTCATTGTACGTCCCGCCTTCGATCATTATGGCTTAAACGAGCCAGACAATGAGTCCCATTTGCAACTTAAACACCGAGCTTTGGTGGCCTATTTTGCCTGCAAATTTAACTACGATCGCTGCACCCAAGTGGCCCAGATGAAGTTCCGCGAGTGGATGCGCGATGCCAAAAAGAATCC CATAAAGCCAAACCTGAAGTCCGTGATTTACTGCACATCTCTGGCAGAGGGCTCTTCACCGGAATGGTACTTCGCCTACAAGCAGTACAAGTCCACCACGAGTGCTTCGGAAAAGGAGGAGATACTGACCTCGCTGGGCTGCACCACCAAACCCTGGCTGCTGTCCAA GTACCTCAATATGACCATCAATCCCACATCGGGCATACTGAAACAAGATGGAGCCTTGGCCTTCCGGGCAGTGGCCTCCAATGCCATTGGTCATGAGATAGCCTTTGACTTCCTGCAGAGCAACATTAAGGAGATTGCCGAATA CTATGGCGATGGCTTCTCCACTCTGTCCGAGATGATCAAGTCGCTGACCATCTACATGAACAAGGACTACCACAAGCACCAGCTCCTGGACTTGGCCGCCACCTGCCGCAAATTGGGACTGAAGGCCGTGGAATCGGCCATCGATTTGGCCCTGGAGCAGGTCAACAATAATATCTACTGGCGCAGCCACTCTTACCACAGCCTCAAGAACTTCCTCGAGGGCATCGTCAGCGAGTTCCAGATCAACATCTTCTAG